In Gimesia benthica, a single window of DNA contains:
- a CDS encoding AAA family ATPase codes for MSQRVEIDGVGLHLGRPDQTVSDWIGQHEALKQLLACWLVIDEKDMPLTPRLVGTPGIGKTSLAIAGARTREQELYIYQCTADTRPEDLLVTPVLAESGKINYHASPLVSAMIRGGICVLDEGNRMNEKSWASLAPLLDHRRYIESIVAGVTIPAHPDFRCAVTMNEDESTFEIPDYILSRLQPSITLEHPNREDEKMILHYHLPFADEHMLDLTVDFLQQSHNLKLDFSTRDGINVLRLALKRAAQDKEHPLSKDTIWLESLKSCLGDDALDLESLSEKRQQNLGGNMMPMGLGDFFFSPDNPLHPDRDDDDFEDFEDDEDDDNY; via the coding sequence ATGTCACAACGCGTGGAAATCGATGGTGTCGGACTGCATCTGGGACGGCCGGACCAGACCGTCAGCGACTGGATCGGACAACATGAAGCACTCAAGCAGTTGCTCGCCTGCTGGCTGGTGATCGACGAAAAAGATATGCCACTCACACCGCGACTGGTGGGCACGCCCGGTATCGGAAAAACATCGCTGGCCATCGCAGGCGCACGCACGCGCGAGCAGGAACTCTACATCTATCAATGTACTGCAGACACACGACCTGAAGACCTGCTGGTCACCCCGGTACTCGCCGAAAGTGGGAAGATCAATTATCACGCCTCTCCACTCGTCAGTGCCATGATTCGTGGCGGCATCTGTGTCCTCGATGAAGGCAACCGCATGAATGAAAAATCATGGGCCAGCCTCGCGCCACTGCTCGATCATCGGCGCTACATTGAATCCATTGTCGCCGGCGTCACAATCCCCGCACATCCAGATTTCCGCTGTGCGGTCACCATGAACGAGGATGAGTCCACCTTCGAAATCCCCGACTACATCCTCAGTCGTCTACAGCCCAGCATTACCCTCGAACATCCGAATCGCGAAGATGAGAAGATGATCCTGCACTATCATCTCCCCTTCGCCGATGAGCATATGCTCGACCTGACCGTCGACTTCCTGCAGCAGTCACACAACCTGAAGCTCGATTTCTCAACCCGTGACGGAATCAACGTGCTGCGACTGGCACTCAAACGTGCCGCTCAGGATAAAGAACACCCCCTCAGTAAAGATACCATCTGGCTCGAGTCACTGAAGAGCTGCCTGGGTGATGATGCCCTCGACCTCGAATCTCTCTCAGAAAAGCGTCAGCAGAATCTGGGTGGCAACATGATGCCGATGGGGCTCGGAGACTTCTTCTTCTCCCCGGATAACCCCCTGCATCCGGACCGGGATGATGACGATTTTGAGGACTTCGAGGATGACGAAGACGACGACAACTATTAA
- a CDS encoding phosphoglycerate kinase has translation MAKKTIENVDVAGKTVLMRVDFNVPLDDDLNITDDRRVRMALPSIKSVIDRGGRLILMSHLGRPKGDAGDAKFSLKPTAACLGKLLDQDVAFATDTVGDDAKAKVAALEDGQVLILENLRFNDGEKKGDAAFAGALAAFADIYCNDAFGTCHRTDASMVAVPEAMDGKPKVVGFLVSKEIQYLSDAIANPQRPFVAILGGAKVSDKINVINNLLGICDKVLIGGAMAYTFSLAQGGQVGDSLVEKDKVELAKELIAKGGDKLMLPVDTHCGDDFNSNCNKQVVKAGEIPDGFEGLDIGPESAKLFAETVKSAKTVVWNGPMGVFEMPPFDEGTKAVAQAIADSDATSIIGGGDSAAAIQQLGFADQVSHVSTGGGASLAMLEGQEFAAVNLLDEA, from the coding sequence ATGGCAAAGAAAACAATTGAAAACGTAGACGTAGCGGGTAAGACCGTATTGATGCGTGTCGACTTTAACGTTCCGCTGGATGACGATCTGAATATTACCGATGATCGCCGGGTGCGGATGGCTCTGCCTTCGATCAAGTCGGTTATCGATCGTGGCGGTCGCCTGATTCTGATGAGTCACCTGGGACGTCCCAAGGGGGATGCTGGTGATGCGAAATTCAGTCTCAAGCCAACCGCTGCCTGCCTGGGTAAGCTGCTGGATCAGGACGTCGCCTTCGCGACGGATACGGTTGGCGACGATGCGAAGGCAAAAGTCGCTGCCCTGGAAGATGGCCAGGTACTGATCCTGGAGAACCTGCGATTCAACGATGGTGAGAAAAAAGGGGATGCCGCTTTCGCAGGTGCGCTGGCTGCGTTCGCTGATATCTACTGCAACGACGCTTTTGGTACCTGCCACCGGACCGATGCTTCGATGGTCGCAGTTCCGGAAGCCATGGACGGTAAGCCGAAAGTAGTTGGCTTCCTGGTATCGAAAGAAATTCAATACCTGTCCGATGCAATTGCCAATCCACAGCGTCCGTTCGTGGCGATTCTGGGGGGCGCGAAAGTCTCTGACAAGATCAACGTGATCAACAACCTGCTGGGCATTTGCGACAAGGTGCTCATCGGTGGCGCGATGGCTTACACGTTCTCGCTGGCACAGGGAGGTCAGGTTGGTGACAGTCTGGTAGAAAAGGACAAGGTCGAACTGGCAAAAGAGCTGATCGCCAAAGGGGGCGACAAACTGATGCTGCCGGTCGACACACACTGTGGCGACGACTTTAACAGCAACTGCAACAAGCAGGTTGTGAAAGCCGGTGAAATCCCTGATGGTTTCGAGGGACTGGACATCGGCCCGGAATCGGCGAAACTGTTTGCTGAGACAGTTAAGTCCGCTAAAACAGTGGTCTGGAACGGACCGATGGGTGTGTTCGAAATGCCGCCGTTCGATGAAGGAACCAAAGCGGTTGCCCAGGCGATCGCAGACAGTGATGCAACCAGTATCATCGGTGGTGGCGACAGTGCCGCCGCGATCCAGCAGCTCGGTTTTGCCGATCAGGTCTCGCATGTGAGTACCGGCGGTGGTGCCAGCCTGGCGATGCTGGAAGGTCAGGAGTTTGCAGCCGTTAATCTGCTGGATGAAGCCTGA
- a CDS encoding ExeA family protein, producing the protein MYQSYWNLQSGPFEEKMDAGYFYESHPHQAGLLKLQYLVENRKGAGLLVGNPGSGKSYLCHVLKSQLAERHQPFVQLVFPQLSPVELISYLAVELGAEEAGIEPGVTGKDRIIRALHRQLQLLCEQGAQPVIVIDEAHLIADQRIFETLHQLLNFQQTSDVDFTLLLVGDRLLLSHLQRSAQLDDRISVRCLLRPFSAEETQRYVEHRLQVAGRTEPVFEASAFQALFELTQGNPRKINRLCDLGLLVGYADELPLITSDVLEAVSEELVTSIPD; encoded by the coding sequence ATGTATCAGAGTTACTGGAATCTGCAGAGCGGCCCTTTCGAAGAAAAGATGGACGCTGGGTATTTTTATGAGAGCCACCCGCATCAGGCCGGACTGCTGAAGTTGCAATACCTGGTGGAGAACCGCAAGGGAGCCGGTCTGCTGGTCGGGAACCCGGGCAGCGGGAAATCCTACCTGTGCCACGTGCTGAAAAGTCAGCTTGCAGAGCGGCATCAGCCGTTCGTACAACTGGTCTTTCCCCAGCTTTCACCTGTCGAGTTGATTTCATATCTTGCGGTTGAGTTAGGAGCTGAAGAGGCGGGCATCGAGCCGGGAGTGACCGGTAAGGATCGAATCATCCGTGCCCTGCATCGGCAGTTACAGCTGCTTTGTGAGCAGGGGGCACAGCCCGTGATCGTGATCGATGAAGCACATCTGATTGCAGATCAGCGAATTTTCGAGACATTGCATCAGTTGCTCAATTTCCAGCAGACCTCCGATGTCGACTTCACGCTGTTGCTGGTAGGAGACCGGTTGTTGCTGAGTCACCTGCAACGTTCTGCTCAGCTGGATGACCGCATTTCGGTCCGCTGTCTGCTCAGACCGTTTTCTGCGGAAGAGACTCAGCGGTATGTTGAGCATCGTCTGCAGGTCGCCGGCCGGACCGAACCGGTGTTCGAAGCCTCTGCATTCCAGGCGTTGTTCGAACTGACGCAGGGGAATCCGCGGAAGATCAATCGCCTGTGTGACCTGGGGCTGCTGGTCGGTTATGCCGACGAGCTGCCGCTGATTACGTCAGACGTCCTGGAAGCGGTTTCAGAAGAACTTGTGACCTCCATTCCAGACTGA
- a CDS encoding CBS domain-containing protein translates to MDKPVLAKDIMVTKLITLTPDMDVHEAIGKLLNHRISGAPVLDSERRLLGVFSERCCMDVLIKASYEQLPSTQIFPFIDTEPRCITEDTDLLTIAQIFQSTPTRRLPVVRDGNCLVGQISRRDLLKAELKHLQFKTNLPQEKNLLYLSGIMNREESPIA, encoded by the coding sequence ATGGATAAGCCTGTACTCGCGAAAGACATCATGGTCACGAAGTTAATCACCTTAACTCCGGACATGGATGTACATGAAGCAATCGGGAAGCTGTTAAATCATCGGATTTCCGGTGCACCCGTATTGGATTCAGAACGCAGATTACTGGGTGTCTTTTCAGAACGGTGCTGCATGGATGTGCTGATTAAAGCCAGCTATGAGCAGTTGCCTTCAACGCAGATCTTTCCGTTTATCGATACGGAACCGCGGTGTATCACGGAAGACACGGATCTGTTGACCATCGCGCAGATTTTTCAGAGCACTCCGACACGTCGTCTGCCGGTCGTGCGGGATGGAAACTGCCTGGTCGGTCAGATCAGTCGCCGTGATCTGTTGAAGGCGGAACTGAAACATCTGCAGTTCAAGACCAATCTGCCTCAGGAGAAAAACCTGTTGTATCTGAGTGGAATTATGAACCGGGAAGAGTCGCCGATTGCCTGA
- the queG gene encoding tRNA epoxyqueuosine(34) reductase QueG: MGKSAETTGNSLSQQSELIKRLAREVGFDLAGIAPAVTPTGYHSFLDWLNQGYAGEMSYLERRKEAYEHPRYVMSSVRSVLMLTLNYQTETPPEVTGTEARVSRYAWGTTDYHKVIRKKLKQLSRLIHEQYPDCETRGVVDTAPLLERDFAQLAGLGWIGKNTLLLNKREGSWFFLAGLLLSDELEYDEPQQTSHCGTCTRCLEACPTDAFVEAGTLDARKCISYLTIELRDQPIPAELRPGMQDWMFGCDVCQDVCPWNRKAPISGEPAFQPVETFTPVDACELLTLDEAAFQERFQSTPMSRARRAGLLRNAAIVLGNRGDESAVPALLGVLNDDESLIRGAVVWALGRLGAPTTVEMLQTRLEIETETDVIEELKQALAKLVR; encoded by the coding sequence ATGGGTAAGAGTGCCGAAACCACAGGAAATTCGCTGAGTCAGCAGAGTGAGCTGATCAAGCGACTGGCGCGCGAGGTCGGCTTTGATCTGGCCGGGATTGCGCCGGCGGTCACGCCCACTGGTTATCACAGCTTTCTGGACTGGCTGAACCAGGGATACGCGGGAGAGATGAGTTACCTCGAACGTCGTAAAGAGGCCTATGAACATCCACGCTATGTGATGAGTTCCGTGCGCAGTGTGCTGATGTTGACGTTGAATTATCAGACGGAAACGCCGCCCGAGGTGACGGGAACCGAGGCGCGGGTTTCGCGTTATGCCTGGGGGACGACCGACTATCACAAGGTGATTCGCAAGAAACTGAAGCAGTTGTCGCGCTTGATTCACGAGCAGTATCCCGATTGTGAAACGCGGGGTGTTGTCGATACTGCGCCGCTGCTGGAGCGGGACTTCGCCCAGTTGGCAGGTCTGGGCTGGATTGGAAAGAATACTCTGCTGCTTAACAAGCGGGAGGGAAGCTGGTTTTTTCTGGCGGGGCTGCTGCTGAGTGATGAGTTGGAATATGACGAACCGCAACAAACAAGTCATTGTGGTACCTGTACGCGGTGCCTGGAGGCCTGTCCGACCGATGCGTTCGTAGAAGCGGGGACGCTGGATGCGCGGAAGTGCATCTCGTATCTGACAATCGAACTGCGAGATCAGCCAATCCCTGCAGAGTTACGACCGGGGATGCAGGACTGGATGTTCGGCTGTGATGTGTGCCAGGATGTCTGTCCCTGGAATCGGAAGGCACCGATCAGCGGAGAACCAGCGTTCCAGCCGGTCGAAACGTTTACGCCCGTTGATGCTTGCGAACTGCTGACACTGGATGAAGCTGCATTTCAGGAGCGGTTCCAGAGCACGCCAATGTCGCGGGCCCGTCGGGCGGGGTTGCTCCGGAATGCAGCCATCGTACTGGGGAACCGGGGAGATGAGAGTGCAGTGCCGGCATTGTTGGGAGTACTCAATGATGATGAGTCGCTGATTCGAGGGGCTGTGGTCTGGGCGCTGGGACGGCTGGGAGCTCCGACCACGGTTGAGATGCTGCAAACCCGTCTGGAAATTGAGACCGAAACAGATGTGATTGAAGAACTCAAGCAGGCACTCGCTAAGCTGGTGCGTTGA
- the dapB gene encoding 4-hydroxy-tetrahydrodipicolinate reductase yields MGDQLLVGVNGASGRMGQRVAVLVYQDPDLKLGAALESDTSPALGKDVGEVAGIGPVGLNITSELTDRVDVIIDFSLPAGLVKIAGVCAERQIPLVAATTGLTPEQRNEVLTASQTTPLILAPNMSVAVNLMMKLVREAAHSLKNTPSGVDVEIIERHHRFKEDAPSGTALHFGEIIADEMGQTEHVHGREGRPGPRPVCEIGYHALRTGDNVGEHTIVFGMMGETIDLTVRGHTRDSYVYGALMAAKYLTTQKAGLYTMADVLGLN; encoded by the coding sequence ATGGGCGATCAACTTCTTGTCGGAGTCAATGGAGCCAGCGGTCGGATGGGACAGCGGGTGGCTGTGCTCGTATATCAGGATCCGGATCTGAAACTGGGAGCTGCCCTGGAATCGGATACTTCTCCTGCCCTTGGTAAAGATGTGGGTGAAGTGGCCGGCATCGGTCCTGTTGGCCTGAACATTACGTCGGAGTTGACCGACCGCGTGGATGTGATCATCGACTTCTCCCTGCCGGCCGGACTGGTGAAAATCGCCGGGGTCTGTGCTGAACGGCAGATTCCGCTGGTTGCTGCTACCACGGGATTGACGCCGGAACAGCGGAATGAAGTGCTGACGGCTTCACAGACGACTCCCCTGATTCTGGCCCCCAATATGAGCGTGGCTGTGAATCTGATGATGAAGCTGGTGCGGGAAGCCGCCCATTCGCTGAAGAATACTCCCAGTGGCGTGGACGTAGAAATTATCGAGCGGCATCACCGGTTTAAAGAAGATGCCCCCAGTGGGACTGCATTGCACTTTGGTGAAATCATTGCTGACGAGATGGGGCAGACCGAACACGTTCACGGACGCGAAGGGCGTCCCGGTCCGCGTCCGGTTTGTGAAATCGGCTATCACGCTTTGCGGACCGGCGACAATGTGGGAGAGCATACGATTGTCTTCGGCATGATGGGTGAGACGATCGACCTCACAGTCCGCGGCCATACCCGTGACAGCTATGTTTACGGCGCCCTGATGGCGGCCAAATATCTGACAACCCAGAAGGCGGGTCTGTATACAATGGCGGATGTGCTGGGCCTGAACTAA
- a CDS encoding phytanoyl-CoA dioxygenase family protein, with the protein MVTSLFSNEEIERFQRDGFVVVESLFSEEEVALLGQIGRADLAMQQATFSRADGEGGAVKLSVENEIGEDIYGAIAAGHRVVDRMEELLGDEVYHYHHKMIQKEAKVGGAWAWHQDYGYWYNNGCLFPDMASCMIAVDRATQENGCLQVLKGSHLMGRMNHGKVGDQTGADPERVAAACERFELVYCTLEPGSAIFFHSNLLHRSDQNKSDHPRWGFICCYNTKHNDPYKESRHPQYTPLTKRDDADVLKIGHAQWEQMQADSSL; encoded by the coding sequence ATGGTGACGTCGTTATTCTCAAATGAAGAAATCGAGCGGTTTCAGCGTGACGGTTTTGTGGTCGTGGAATCGTTATTCAGTGAGGAAGAAGTAGCGCTACTGGGGCAGATTGGTCGGGCAGACCTGGCGATGCAGCAGGCGACTTTCAGCCGGGCTGACGGAGAAGGGGGCGCGGTCAAACTGAGCGTGGAGAACGAAATCGGCGAAGACATCTATGGTGCGATTGCCGCCGGTCACCGGGTTGTCGACCGGATGGAAGAACTGCTGGGAGATGAAGTCTACCACTACCACCACAAGATGATCCAGAAAGAAGCGAAGGTGGGTGGTGCCTGGGCATGGCACCAGGATTACGGATACTGGTACAACAACGGTTGCCTGTTTCCGGATATGGCCAGCTGTATGATTGCCGTCGACCGGGCGACCCAGGAGAACGGTTGCCTGCAGGTGCTCAAAGGGAGCCACCTGATGGGGCGGATGAATCATGGAAAAGTAGGCGACCAGACCGGCGCAGATCCGGAGCGGGTGGCGGCGGCCTGCGAGCGGTTTGAACTCGTGTACTGCACGCTGGAACCGGGGTCGGCGATCTTCTTTCACTCCAATCTGCTGCACCGTTCAGATCAGAATAAAAGCGACCATCCGCGATGGGGATTCATCTGCTGTTACAACACGAAGCACAATGATCCTTACAAAGAATCGCGACACCCTCAGTACACACCGCTGACGAAGAGGGATGATGCGGACGTATTAAAAATCGGTCATGCCCAGTGGGAACAGATGCAGGCAGATTCGTCGCTGTGA
- the frr gene encoding ribosome recycling factor, with amino-acid sequence MDQAEILLDAEERMDKAVHVFQGQLQGIRTGRATPGLVDSIRVDYYGSPTPLKQMANVSVPEPQQILIRPFDAQMVGEIAKAIQASDMGLAPNTDGRVVRLNIPPLSTERRRQLVSRVKELAEEARISIRNIRRDANKHADQSEKDKVMGEDERDDTKDQIQELTKKFEGKVNSMADAKEKDVMDE; translated from the coding sequence ATGGACCAGGCAGAGATTTTACTCGACGCGGAAGAGAGAATGGACAAAGCGGTTCACGTATTCCAGGGTCAGCTGCAGGGGATTCGTACGGGGCGGGCCACCCCCGGTCTGGTGGATTCGATCCGCGTGGATTACTACGGTTCGCCGACTCCGTTGAAGCAGATGGCGAACGTGAGCGTTCCCGAGCCGCAGCAGATTCTGATTCGCCCCTTCGATGCCCAGATGGTGGGAGAGATTGCCAAAGCGATCCAGGCCAGCGATATGGGACTGGCACCGAATACCGATGGTCGCGTCGTGCGATTGAACATTCCCCCGCTTTCGACAGAACGTCGTCGTCAGCTGGTCTCCCGCGTGAAAGAGCTGGCTGAAGAAGCCCGGATTTCGATCCGCAACATCCGCCGGGATGCAAACAAGCATGCTGACCAGTCCGAAAAAGACAAAGTGATGGGGGAAGACGAACGGGACGATACCAAGGATCAGATCCAGGAACTGACCAAAAAGTTCGAAGGTAAAGTCAACAGCATGGCGGATGCGAAAGAAAAGGACGTGATGGACGAGTAG